Below is a window of Desmonostoc muscorum LEGE 12446 DNA.
GCGAAAAAATCGTCAAGAACTTGAAAATACGCTCTGAAAGTCTTTTTTAAAACAAAAAATGCTGACATAGGTCAGGAAATATTGATATGCTACTGTAATTAATCTTAAGTCAAAAGTCTGAGCCAGTTAAATAGCGGGGTTGATATTAAGGCAAAGTATGACGTTGAAAAAAGTTCCAAATTGTTTCACTAGCGTTCAGACCCAGGTTAGCATTAAATTTATTTAAGCTCTCGTCAGTTGAAGCACCACCAGGCCAGAAATGTCCCCCGTTGACTACGGCTAAGTGCCAGACTTCTGAGTTGTCACTACAACCTGCGTAGAGAGAGGTTTTCACTTTATCTTCAGAAAACTGCAAAGATTTATTTGATGAAGTACATCGATCGTGCGATCGCCAAAAGTCTACCATATCTGAGATAGAAACCAACGCCCCTCGTTGAGTATGGTCATCACCTTCATAAAGTACATCGCGATCGTTTGTACCGTTGATCGTTAAGATCGATATTGGAGTTTGAGGCTGGCAATTAGGTTCAAGTCTAACTGGGAGCGAAGCAGCTACTGATGCAAAACCAGCAATTTTATTAGGTAAATTACAAGCCAATGCTTGGGTAAGTATTCCACCTCTAGAAAAACCAGTGGCATAAATTTTATGACTATCAATATTGATTTGCTGCTGAAGATGATCGATTAAAGAACTGACAAACAAAACATCATCTACCTTTCCTTTAGCATTACCTCTAAGGCTCCATTTTTGGTCAATTCCATCTGGATAAACAACAAGAAATCCTTTTTGATCTGCTAATTCATTGAAGCGAGTCACATTACTTATAGAACGACCACTACCATCATCTCCATGAAACACTAAAACTAATGGCATCGGGCGGTATGAATCATAAGATTTTGGGGTGTA
It encodes the following:
- a CDS encoding extracellular catalytic domain type 1 short-chain-length polyhydroxyalkanoate depolymerase — translated: MNTYQNFPFCRFLKNILISVCTITLVTACNSSQAEDKSISQEKIVSGDNYGELHDQGKLRTYYFYTPKSYDSYRPMPLVLVFHGDDGSGRSISNVTRFNELADQKGFLVVYPDGIDQKWSLRGNAKGKVDDVLFVSSLIDHLQQQINIDSHKIYATGFSRGGILTQALACNLPNKIAGFASVAASLPVRLEPNCQPQTPISILTINGTNDRDVLYEGDDHTQRGALVSISDMVDFWRSHDRCTSSNKSLQFSEDKVKTSLYAGCSDNSEVWHLAVVNGGHFWPGGASTDESLNKFNANLGLNASETIWNFFQRHTLP